Proteins from a single region of Paenibacillus sp. BIHB 4019:
- a CDS encoding spore germination protein, with protein MPAIVGFVKIVSVGSSSIVQFGDAVQMSPSSTSKTYAGSGSFLTGSLTNSNNAVSATNTLDPDVQDSTQNEVASGVNVV; from the coding sequence ATGCCCGCTATAGTCGGATTCGTAAAAATCGTTAGCGTCGGCTCCAGCTCCATCGTCCAGTTTGGCGACGCCGTGCAAATGTCGCCCTCCAGCACTTCCAAAACCTATGCTGGCTCAGGCTCCTTCCTTACCGGCAGTCTGACGAATTCCAACAACGCCGTAAGCGCCACAAATACGCTTGATCCAGACGTACAGGACAGCACGCAAAATGAAGTTGCGAGCGGGGTCAATGTCGTATGA